The DNA sequence CCCGCCGAGAAGGAGCCCTTCGGGGTGATCCTCCTCGATCTCGGCCTGCCCGACCAGGACGGCTACGAGGTCTGCGGGAAGATCCGCAGACGCACCGCGACCCCCGTGATCATGGTCACCGCCCGCGCCGATGTGCGCTCCCGCATCCACGGCCTCAACCTCGGCGCCGACGACTACGTCACCAAGCCGTACGACACCGGCGAGCTGCTCGCCCGTATCCACGCGGTCGCCCGGCGCGCCACCAGCGGCGAGGACACCGCCCCGACCCCCGCCGCCGCCCTGCGCCTCGGGCCGGTCGCCATCGAGCTGCCGACCCGCCGGGTCAGCGTCGACGGCGCGGAAGTCCAGCTCACCCGCAAGGAGTTCGACCTGCTGGCCCTCCTCGCCCAGCGCCCCGGCGTCGTCTTCCGCCGCGAGCAGATCATCAGCGAGGTCTGGCGCACCAGCTGGGAGGGGACCGGGCGCACCCTGGAGGTCCACGTCGCCTCCCTGCGCTCCAAGCTGCGGCTGCCCGCCCTGATCGAGACCGTGCGGGGCGTCGGCTACCGGCTCGTCGCGCCGTCCGCGTAACCGGCGGGTACGTCTCCCGGTGCGCTCCCGTCTGCTCCCGCTGCTCATCGTCCTGATGGCCGCCATGCTGCTCACCCTCGGCTTTCCGCTCGCGATCAGCGTGGCCGCCGCCGAGCAGCAGCGCCTGGTGATCGACCGGATCGACGACACCGCACGGTTCGCCGCCCTGGCGCAGTCCATCGCCGACACCTCCCCGGACAGCGAGGAGCGTCGCCGTACCCTCCAGACCGACCTGGAGCTCTACGCCTCGGTGTACGACATCCGCGCCGGCGTCTTCTTCCAGGACGGCCGGGCCCTGGCCAAGGCCCCCGGCTCCTGGGCCCTGCCCGCCGAGGGGGAGGGTCGTACGGCGTTCAACGAGGCGCTGCTCGGCCGCCGCTCGCACGACCCCCCGCAGATCTGGCCCTGGCGCGACGGCCGCGTCGTCGTCGCCTCGCCCGTCGTGCGCGACGGCGATGTGGTCGCGGTGGTCGTCCTCGACTCGCCCACCGGCGAGATGCGGTCCCGGATCCTGCGGACGTGGCTGTTCATCGGCCTCGGCGAGGCGCTGGCGCTGCTGGTGGCGGTCGGCGCCGCGGTACGGCTCACCGGCTGGGTCCTGCTGCCCGTACGGACCCTGGACGCGGCCACCCACGACATCGCCGGCGGCCGGATGCGCTCCCGGGTCGCCGCCTCCGCCGGACCGCCGGAACTCAGACGCCTGGCTCGCTCCTTCAACGAGATGGCGGACAACGTCGAGGACGTGCTGGAGCAGCAGCGCGCCTTCGTCGCCGACGCCTCGCACCAGCTGCGCAACCCGCTCGCCGCCCTGCTGCTGCGCATCGAGCTGCTCGCCCTGGAGCTGCCCGAGGACAGCGAGGAGATCGCGGCCGTGCGCACCGAGGGCAAGCGGCTGGCCCGGGTTCTCGACGACCTCCTGGACCTCGCGCTGGCCGAGCACGCCGAGGCGGACCTCCAGCTGACCGACATCGTTCCGCTCGCCGCCGAACGGGTCGCCTCCTGGCGACCGATGGCGGAGCGCGAGGGCGTGCACCTCACCCTGGACGGGGCCCCGGCCGCCACCGCCTGGGCCGACCCCGTCGCGCTCTCCAGCGCCCTGGACGCGGTGATCGACAACGCCCTGAAGTTCACCCCCGCCGGAGAGGACGTCACCGTCACCGTCGCCGCCGGAGCCCTCGTGACGACCGTCGTGGTCGCCGACCGGGGCCCCGGCCTCACCGAAGCGGAGCTGGAGCGGGTCGGGGACCGCTTCTGGCGCAGCACCCGCCACCAGAACGTCAGCGGATCGGGCCTGGGACTCTCCATCTCCCGGGTGCTGCTCGCGGCGGGCGGTGGCTCGATCGCGTACGAGCACCACGAACCGCACGGCCTGCGGGTGACCGTCTCGGTCCCCCGCGACCTGCCGGGGAGCTGAACAGCGGGGCCGCTGAACTCCTACGGCCACTGGCCCCTACGGCCGCGCGGCCCCGGGCCGCGCACCGCACCGCCCGGGCCGCACCCCTTCCAGGCCCCCGGGCCCCCGGGCAGCGCTGCCTACGGCTTCACCGAGCGGTAGTAAGCCTTGGCCCCGTCATGGACGTCCAGCGGATCCGTGTAGATCGCGGTCCGCAGATCCACCAACTGCGCCGCGTGGACCTCGCGGCCGATCCGGTCCCGGCTGTTGATCACCGTCCGGGTGAAGGCCTCGGTCATGGCCGCGTCCGTACGGTCGGTCGTGACGAGCAGGTTGGCGACGGCGACCGTGGGCACCGCCTGACCCTGCTGGGCCTGCGGATACACATCGGCGGGCATCATGGCGGACCGGTAGAAGCGGGTGGGACCGGTCGCCGACTGGAGCTTCGCGACCAGCTCGGCCTCCAGCGGCACCAGCCGGATGTCGAAGCGCCGCGACAGCTCCTGCACGGCCGCGGTCGGGAGCCCGCCCGACCAGAAGAACGCGTCGAGCCGGCCCTGGGTCAGCCGGACGGGCATGGTGTCGATGCCCACCGGCACCGGTGTGATGTCGTCGGCCGGATCGAGCCCCGCCGCAGCCAGCAGCCGGTCCGCGACCAGCCGTACCCCGGAGCCCTCCTGGCCGACGCCCACCCGCTTGCCCCGCAGACCGGAGACCGTCCGGACGTCGGAGTCGCGGGGGACGACCAGCTGGACGTAGTCGTCGTACAGCCGGACACAGCCGCGCAGCCGCTGGGCCCCCGGCCTGCCGTCGCGCAGATAGGTGGCGACGGCGTCGGCGGTGGCGATGGTGAAGTCCGCGTCGCCCGTCGCCACCCGGGCGAGGTTCTGCTGCGATCCCTCGCTGGTCCGCATCCGTATGGACACCTCCGGCATGTCCTTGGCGAGCGCGACCTCCAGCCGTTCCCCGTACCGCTGGTAGACGCCACTGGGCACTCCGGTGGAGAAGGTGAGCGACCCACGGGGGTCCCCCTCGCTCCCCTGGGGCAGCAACCACCACGCGAGCAGCCCGAGCACGACCGCGAGGACGGCGCCCGTCCGCAGAGTGCGCCGGCGGCCGGATCGGGACAGAGCGCGGAACATGCGCGCGATCCTGCCAGCTCGACCGCCCCCCTGACCAGGCTTCCCCGTGAGGCCCGGCCCACAGCGGACGGGGAGGGCGGGGGAGGGGAGCCGCGAGGAAGGGGGTTGTCCGGCAACCGCCTACCCTTGTCCCATGAGCAGCGGCAACCGGAGCGAAGCAGTGGACGTCCAGAAGAGCTACGAGGTGCGCACCTACGGGTGCCAGATGAACGTCCATGACTCCGAACGGCTGTCGGGTCTCCTGGAGGGCGCCGGTTACGTCCGGGCCCCCGAAGGT is a window from the Streptomyces sp. MMBL 11-1 genome containing:
- a CDS encoding response regulator transcription factor, with the translated sequence MRLLLVEDDDHVAAALSAVLARHGFQVVHARNGEEALRALLPAEKEPFGVILLDLGLPDQDGYEVCGKIRRRTATPVIMVTARADVRSRIHGLNLGADDYVTKPYDTGELLARIHAVARRATSGEDTAPTPAAALRLGPVAIELPTRRVSVDGAEVQLTRKEFDLLALLAQRPGVVFRREQIISEVWRTSWEGTGRTLEVHVASLRSKLRLPALIETVRGVGYRLVAPSA
- a CDS encoding sensor histidine kinase; this translates as MRSRLLPLLIVLMAAMLLTLGFPLAISVAAAEQQRLVIDRIDDTARFAALAQSIADTSPDSEERRRTLQTDLELYASVYDIRAGVFFQDGRALAKAPGSWALPAEGEGRTAFNEALLGRRSHDPPQIWPWRDGRVVVASPVVRDGDVVAVVVLDSPTGEMRSRILRTWLFIGLGEALALLVAVGAAVRLTGWVLLPVRTLDAATHDIAGGRMRSRVAASAGPPELRRLARSFNEMADNVEDVLEQQRAFVADASHQLRNPLAALLLRIELLALELPEDSEEIAAVRTEGKRLARVLDDLLDLALAEHAEADLQLTDIVPLAAERVASWRPMAEREGVHLTLDGAPAATAWADPVALSSALDAVIDNALKFTPAGEDVTVTVAAGALVTTVVVADRGPGLTEAELERVGDRFWRSTRHQNVSGSGLGLSISRVLLAAGGGSIAYEHHEPHGLRVTVSVPRDLPGS
- a CDS encoding TAXI family TRAP transporter solute-binding subunit, whose translation is MFRALSRSGRRRTLRTGAVLAVVLGLLAWWLLPQGSEGDPRGSLTFSTGVPSGVYQRYGERLEVALAKDMPEVSIRMRTSEGSQQNLARVATGDADFTIATADAVATYLRDGRPGAQRLRGCVRLYDDYVQLVVPRDSDVRTVSGLRGKRVGVGQEGSGVRLVADRLLAAAGLDPADDITPVPVGIDTMPVRLTQGRLDAFFWSGGLPTAAVQELSRRFDIRLVPLEAELVAKLQSATGPTRFYRSAMMPADVYPQAQQGQAVPTVAVANLLVTTDRTDAAMTEAFTRTVINSRDRIGREVHAAQLVDLRTAIYTDPLDVHDGAKAYYRSVKP